A region from the Cervus elaphus chromosome 10, mCerEla1.1, whole genome shotgun sequence genome encodes:
- the POM121C gene encoding nuclear envelope pore membrane protein POM 121C isoform X1: protein MSPAAAAAGGGDRRRPIASVREGRGWGCGGPAGAALLGLSLLGLVLYLVPAAAALAWLAVGATAAWWGLSREPRGSRALSSLVWNARRQRTLLASPPAKSVANGNLLEPRSPLEGPDPAELLLMGSYLGKPGPPQPARAPEARDLRERPGRRPPVRTASPAQSAHPQRVQIHPSLPTSLLRPSRRPSYRDCGTLSHRFVVTPRRRYPIQQAQYSLLGVLPTVCWNGCHKKTVLSARNSKMVCSPVTVRIAPPDSKLTRSPIPEQIINSTLSSPSTSAPDPCAKETVLNALKERKKRTVEEEDQIFADGQENKRRRHDSSGSGHSAFEPLLANGVPAAFVPKPGSLKRGLNSQNSDDHLNKRSRTSSVSSLTSSTHTGGIPSSSRNAITSSYSSTRGLSQLWKRSGPSSSPFSSPASSRSQTPERPAKKIREEELSHHSSSSTPLVTDKESQGEKVADPTTWKKQNSWNSPSTPGSSGQRKRKVQLLPSRRGDQLTLPPPPQLGYSITAEDLDLEKKASLQWFNKVLEDKTDAASASVTEASPVSQSSFTFTSPDVGTASSPTSLQAPSANPLLESLKKMQNSPGLPSLPEPAGVTTTVADSPPKTPSPLASLSSSQSGAVPATSSDSRSTTAVLGLTPASSPGPITDAAKSPSAETSAKSQALSTPPPSPKQSILFGMLSTPAANPPASVAPAVSSASPTFKPIFVAPPKSENGDPLPSSPSTVTAVASSSSTLPTTTSSPAPAFKPIFSSVGPPTSMPGLTPFFKQTAPLAATTSAPLFTGQATATSTVTSVSTASTSTDSAPKPAFSFGVSSVTSTLSSVTSTTASTSQPFLFGTPPTSGASFTPTGGSIFQFGKPPAMPASTSVTTFGQSLPSAPQTAPSSSSGSAGFSGFGSSLSTSAPATAGQPTLTFSSSTAPAFSLPFASGTKSPLASHPGANPQPTFGAAEGQPQGAAKPALVPSFGSSFTFGNSAAPAPTAPPAPTPAQPAFGSAAQPAFGGLKATPSAFGTASGTRPAFGSTTSVFSFGAATTSGFGTTTQTTSSGTSGSVFGGTTPSPFTFGGPAAAAGSGAFGMSVATSGTSAASGAFGFAAGQSGTTGGTAPFGGGLSQNSLGAPNQNTPFAFSVTSTPDSKPVFGGTSTPTFGQNTPAPGVGAAGGSLSFGASSTPAQGFVGVGPFGSAAPSFSIGAGSKTPGARQRLQARRQHTRKK, encoded by the exons ATGTCTCCGGCGGCTGCGGCGGCTGGGGGAGGCGATCGACGGCGGCCGATAGCGAGTGTCAGGGAGGGCCGCGGCTGGGGCTGTGGCGGGCCGGCTGGGGCGGCGCTTCTCGGCCTGTCGCTGCTCGGCCTCGTGCTGTACCTGGTGCCGGCGGCGGCTGCGCTGGCCTGGCTGGCTGTGGGGGCTACTGCGGCCTGGTGGGGACTAAGCCGCGAGCCCAGAGGTTCGCGCGCCCTCTCCTCGCTCGTTTGGAACGCGCGGCGTCAGCGAACACTGCTCGCCTCGCCTCCTGCCAAATCGGTAGCAAACGGAAATCTCCTAGAGCCGCGGAGCCCGCTCGAAGGACCTGACCCCGCTGAACTGCTCCTCATGGGCAGTTACCTGGGCAAGCCCGgccccccgcagcctgcccgcgccccggaggccagggaccTGCGGGAGAGGCCGGGCCGCCGCCCTCCTGTCCGCACCGCATCGCCGGCTCAGTCGGCGCATCCCCAGCGTGTTCAGattcacccctccctccccacgtCTCTTCTCCGACCCTCCAGGAGGCCTTCCTACCG GGACTGTGGGACTTTATCACATCGGTTTGTAGTAACACCTCGAAGGCGCTATCCAATCCAGCAGGCCCAGTATTCCTTGCTGGGGGTGCTTCCCACAGTATGCTGGAATGGTTGTCACAAGAAGACCGTGCTGTCTGCTCGTAATTCCAAAATGGTGTGCAGCCCAGTGACAGTGAGGATTGCACCTCCGGATAGCAAACTGACTCGATCTCCAAT ACCAGAACAGATTATCAACTCAACACTGTCTTCACCATCAACTAGTGCCCCAGATCCATGTGCAAAGGAGACTGTACTGAATGCcctcaaagagagaaagaaaaggacagtGGAAGAGGAAGACCAAATATTTGCTGATggccaggaaaataaaagaag ACGCCATGATAGCAGTGGGAGTGGACATTCAGCGTTTGAGCCCCTGTTGGCCAATGGAGTCCCTGCTGCTTTTGTGCCTAA GCCTGGGTCTCTGAAGAGAGGTCTTAATTCACAGAACTCAGATGACCACCTGAATAAGAGATCCCGCACCTCCTCTGTGAGCTCCTTGACaagcagcacacacacaggcGGCATCCCCAGCTCCAGCCGCAATGCCATCACCAGCTCCTACAGCTCCACTCGCGGGCTTTCTCAG CTGTGGAAGAGGAGTGGTCCCAGTTCATCTCCGTTCTCCAGCCCAGCCTCATCCCGTTCCCAGACACCAGAGAGGCCAGCAAAGAAAATAAG AGAAGAGGAGCTTTCTCATCATTCTAGTTCTTCAACTCCATTGGTAACAGACAAGGAGTCCCAGGGAGAGAAGG TTGCAGATCCAACCACATGGAAGAAGCAGAACTCGTGGAATTCCCCATCAACACCTGGCAGCTCCGGGCAGCGTAAACGGAAGGTTCAGCTGCTGCCCTCCAGGCGAGGAGACCAGCTGACCTTG CCTCCACCTCCCCAGCTTGGTTATTCGATCACTGCTGAGGACTTGGACTTGGAAAAGAAAGCTTCGTTACAGTGGTTTAACAAGGTCTTAGAGGATAAGACTG ATGCTGCCTCAGCCTCTGTCACTGAGGCCTCACCTGTCAGTCAGTCTTCCTTCACTTTTACCTCGCCTGACGTTGGGACTGCTTCATCCCCAACCTCCCTCCAAGCCCCTAGCGCTAACCCACTGTTGGAGAGCTTGAAGAAGATGCAGAATTCCCCGGGCCTACCTTCCCTCCCTG AACCTGCTGGAGTGACCACCACTGTGGCCGATTCGCCTCCGAAGACACCCAGTCCTCTGGCCTCGCTGAGCTCCTCACAGTCAGGGGCCGTTCCGGCCACCTCCTCTGACTCCAGATCCACCACTGCTGTCTTGGGGCTGACCCCAGCTTCTTCCCCAGGACCCATCACTGATGCCGCCAAGTCCCCTTCGGCTGAGACATCCGCCAAATCCCAGGCCCTGTCTACCCCTCCTCCCAGTCCCAAGCAGAGTATCCTGTTTGGAATGCTGAGCACCCCAGCTGCTAACCCTCCTGCCTCTGTAGCCCCTGCTGTGTCTTCAGCATCACCCACATTCAAACCCATTTTTGTGGCCCCCCCGAAAAGCGAGAATGGGGACCCCTTGCCCTCTAGCCCTTCCACGGTCACGGCCGTGGCATCTTCCAGCTCGACCCTACCCACGACTACCAGCAGCCCAGCCCCCGCTTTCAAGCCAATCTTTAGCAGCGTGGGGCCACCCACATCTATGCCCGGGTTAACTCCCTTCTTCAAGCAGACAGCTCCTCTGGCCGCTACCACGAGTGCCCCTCTCTTCACCGGCCAGGCCACGGCCACCTCCACAGTGACTTCCGTGAGCACGGCCAGCACCTCCACAGACTCTGCTCCGAAGCCCGCCTTCAGCTTCGGTGTGAGCAGTGTGACCAGCACCCTGAGCAGCGTGACTAGCACCACTGCTTCCACCTCCCAGCCCTTCCTCTTTGGGACTCCCCCGACTTCTGGTGCCAGCTTCACCCCAACTGGGGGCTCCATATTCCAATTTGGCAAGCCCCCAGCCATGCCCGCCTCCACATCAGTCACCACCTTTGGCCAGTCGCTTCCCAGTGCCCCTCAGACagcccccagcagcagcagcggcagtgcTGGCTTCAGTGGTTTTGGCAGCAGCCTCAGCACCTCCGCCCCGGCCACCGCCGGCCAGCCCACGCTGACGTTCAGCAGCAGCACCGCCCCGGCCTTCAGCCTGCCCTTCGCCTCAGGCACCAAGTCCCCGCTCGCCTCCCACCCGGGCGCCAACCCCCAGCCCACCTTCGGGGCCGCCGAGGGGCAGCCACAGGGGGCTGCCAAGCCGGCGCTCGTGCCCAGCTTCGGCAGCTCCTTCACTTTCGGGAACTCTGCGGCTCCAGCCCCGACTGCGCCCCCAGCGCCGACCCCAGCCCAGCCGGCGTTCGGCAGCGCTGCGCAGCCGGCGTTCGGCGGCCTGAAAGCCACACCCTCCGCCTTCGGCACCGCCTCCGGCACCCGGCCAGCCTTTGGCAGCACCACCAGTGTTTTCTCCTTCGGTGCGGCCACCACCTCTGGCTTTGGCACCACCACCCAGACCACCAGCAGCGGGACCAGCGGCTCGGTGTTCGGCGGCACGACGCCGTCGCCCTTCACGTTTGGGGGGCCGGCGGCCGCAGCTGGGAGCGGGGCCTTTGGGATGAGTGTGGCCACCTCAGGCACCAGCGCTGCCTCTGGAGCGTTTGGCTTCGCGGCAGGACAGAGTGGGACCACTGGCGGCACAGCGCCTTTTGGGGGAGGCTTGAGTCAAAACAGCCTGGGTGCGCCCAACCAGAACACACCCTTTGCCTTCAGTGTGACCAGCACGCCGGACAGCAAACCTGTGTTTGGAG GCACCTCCACGCCCACCTTCGGTCAGAACACCCCAGCCCCCGGAGTGGGCGCAGCTGGCGGCAGCCTCTCCTTTGGGGCATCCTCAACACCTGCCCAAGGCTTTGTCGGAGTCGGACCTTTCG GATCGGCAGCCCCTTCCTTTTCCATTGGTGCGGGATCCAAGACCCCAGGGGCTCGACAGCGGCTGCAGGCCCGGAGGCAGCACACCCGCAAGAAATAG
- the POM121C gene encoding nuclear envelope pore membrane protein POM 121C isoform X2 encodes MVCSPVTVRIAPPDSKLTRSPIPEQIINSTLSSPSTSAPDPCAKETVLNALKERKKRTVEEEDQIFADGQENKRRRHDSSGSGHSAFEPLLANGVPAAFVPKPGSLKRGLNSQNSDDHLNKRSRTSSVSSLTSSTHTGGIPSSSRNAITSSYSSTRGLSQLWKRSGPSSSPFSSPASSRSQTPERPAKKIREEELSHHSSSSTPLVTDKESQGEKVADPTTWKKQNSWNSPSTPGSSGQRKRKVQLLPSRRGDQLTLPPPPQLGYSITAEDLDLEKKASLQWFNKVLEDKTDAASASVTEASPVSQSSFTFTSPDVGTASSPTSLQAPSANPLLESLKKMQNSPGLPSLPEPAGVTTTVADSPPKTPSPLASLSSSQSGAVPATSSDSRSTTAVLGLTPASSPGPITDAAKSPSAETSAKSQALSTPPPSPKQSILFGMLSTPAANPPASVAPAVSSASPTFKPIFVAPPKSENGDPLPSSPSTVTAVASSSSTLPTTTSSPAPAFKPIFSSVGPPTSMPGLTPFFKQTAPLAATTSAPLFTGQATATSTVTSVSTASTSTDSAPKPAFSFGVSSVTSTLSSVTSTTASTSQPFLFGTPPTSGASFTPTGGSIFQFGKPPAMPASTSVTTFGQSLPSAPQTAPSSSSGSAGFSGFGSSLSTSAPATAGQPTLTFSSSTAPAFSLPFASGTKSPLASHPGANPQPTFGAAEGQPQGAAKPALVPSFGSSFTFGNSAAPAPTAPPAPTPAQPAFGSAAQPAFGGLKATPSAFGTASGTRPAFGSTTSVFSFGAATTSGFGTTTQTTSSGTSGSVFGGTTPSPFTFGGPAAAAGSGAFGMSVATSGTSAASGAFGFAAGQSGTTGGTAPFGGGLSQNSLGAPNQNTPFAFSVTSTPDSKPVFGGTSTPTFGQNTPAPGVGAAGGSLSFGASSTPAQGFVGVGPFGSAAPSFSIGAGSKTPGARQRLQARRQHTRKK; translated from the exons ATGGTGTGCAGCCCAGTGACAGTGAGGATTGCACCTCCGGATAGCAAACTGACTCGATCTCCAAT ACCAGAACAGATTATCAACTCAACACTGTCTTCACCATCAACTAGTGCCCCAGATCCATGTGCAAAGGAGACTGTACTGAATGCcctcaaagagagaaagaaaaggacagtGGAAGAGGAAGACCAAATATTTGCTGATggccaggaaaataaaagaag ACGCCATGATAGCAGTGGGAGTGGACATTCAGCGTTTGAGCCCCTGTTGGCCAATGGAGTCCCTGCTGCTTTTGTGCCTAA GCCTGGGTCTCTGAAGAGAGGTCTTAATTCACAGAACTCAGATGACCACCTGAATAAGAGATCCCGCACCTCCTCTGTGAGCTCCTTGACaagcagcacacacacaggcGGCATCCCCAGCTCCAGCCGCAATGCCATCACCAGCTCCTACAGCTCCACTCGCGGGCTTTCTCAG CTGTGGAAGAGGAGTGGTCCCAGTTCATCTCCGTTCTCCAGCCCAGCCTCATCCCGTTCCCAGACACCAGAGAGGCCAGCAAAGAAAATAAG AGAAGAGGAGCTTTCTCATCATTCTAGTTCTTCAACTCCATTGGTAACAGACAAGGAGTCCCAGGGAGAGAAGG TTGCAGATCCAACCACATGGAAGAAGCAGAACTCGTGGAATTCCCCATCAACACCTGGCAGCTCCGGGCAGCGTAAACGGAAGGTTCAGCTGCTGCCCTCCAGGCGAGGAGACCAGCTGACCTTG CCTCCACCTCCCCAGCTTGGTTATTCGATCACTGCTGAGGACTTGGACTTGGAAAAGAAAGCTTCGTTACAGTGGTTTAACAAGGTCTTAGAGGATAAGACTG ATGCTGCCTCAGCCTCTGTCACTGAGGCCTCACCTGTCAGTCAGTCTTCCTTCACTTTTACCTCGCCTGACGTTGGGACTGCTTCATCCCCAACCTCCCTCCAAGCCCCTAGCGCTAACCCACTGTTGGAGAGCTTGAAGAAGATGCAGAATTCCCCGGGCCTACCTTCCCTCCCTG AACCTGCTGGAGTGACCACCACTGTGGCCGATTCGCCTCCGAAGACACCCAGTCCTCTGGCCTCGCTGAGCTCCTCACAGTCAGGGGCCGTTCCGGCCACCTCCTCTGACTCCAGATCCACCACTGCTGTCTTGGGGCTGACCCCAGCTTCTTCCCCAGGACCCATCACTGATGCCGCCAAGTCCCCTTCGGCTGAGACATCCGCCAAATCCCAGGCCCTGTCTACCCCTCCTCCCAGTCCCAAGCAGAGTATCCTGTTTGGAATGCTGAGCACCCCAGCTGCTAACCCTCCTGCCTCTGTAGCCCCTGCTGTGTCTTCAGCATCACCCACATTCAAACCCATTTTTGTGGCCCCCCCGAAAAGCGAGAATGGGGACCCCTTGCCCTCTAGCCCTTCCACGGTCACGGCCGTGGCATCTTCCAGCTCGACCCTACCCACGACTACCAGCAGCCCAGCCCCCGCTTTCAAGCCAATCTTTAGCAGCGTGGGGCCACCCACATCTATGCCCGGGTTAACTCCCTTCTTCAAGCAGACAGCTCCTCTGGCCGCTACCACGAGTGCCCCTCTCTTCACCGGCCAGGCCACGGCCACCTCCACAGTGACTTCCGTGAGCACGGCCAGCACCTCCACAGACTCTGCTCCGAAGCCCGCCTTCAGCTTCGGTGTGAGCAGTGTGACCAGCACCCTGAGCAGCGTGACTAGCACCACTGCTTCCACCTCCCAGCCCTTCCTCTTTGGGACTCCCCCGACTTCTGGTGCCAGCTTCACCCCAACTGGGGGCTCCATATTCCAATTTGGCAAGCCCCCAGCCATGCCCGCCTCCACATCAGTCACCACCTTTGGCCAGTCGCTTCCCAGTGCCCCTCAGACagcccccagcagcagcagcggcagtgcTGGCTTCAGTGGTTTTGGCAGCAGCCTCAGCACCTCCGCCCCGGCCACCGCCGGCCAGCCCACGCTGACGTTCAGCAGCAGCACCGCCCCGGCCTTCAGCCTGCCCTTCGCCTCAGGCACCAAGTCCCCGCTCGCCTCCCACCCGGGCGCCAACCCCCAGCCCACCTTCGGGGCCGCCGAGGGGCAGCCACAGGGGGCTGCCAAGCCGGCGCTCGTGCCCAGCTTCGGCAGCTCCTTCACTTTCGGGAACTCTGCGGCTCCAGCCCCGACTGCGCCCCCAGCGCCGACCCCAGCCCAGCCGGCGTTCGGCAGCGCTGCGCAGCCGGCGTTCGGCGGCCTGAAAGCCACACCCTCCGCCTTCGGCACCGCCTCCGGCACCCGGCCAGCCTTTGGCAGCACCACCAGTGTTTTCTCCTTCGGTGCGGCCACCACCTCTGGCTTTGGCACCACCACCCAGACCACCAGCAGCGGGACCAGCGGCTCGGTGTTCGGCGGCACGACGCCGTCGCCCTTCACGTTTGGGGGGCCGGCGGCCGCAGCTGGGAGCGGGGCCTTTGGGATGAGTGTGGCCACCTCAGGCACCAGCGCTGCCTCTGGAGCGTTTGGCTTCGCGGCAGGACAGAGTGGGACCACTGGCGGCACAGCGCCTTTTGGGGGAGGCTTGAGTCAAAACAGCCTGGGTGCGCCCAACCAGAACACACCCTTTGCCTTCAGTGTGACCAGCACGCCGGACAGCAAACCTGTGTTTGGAG GCACCTCCACGCCCACCTTCGGTCAGAACACCCCAGCCCCCGGAGTGGGCGCAGCTGGCGGCAGCCTCTCCTTTGGGGCATCCTCAACACCTGCCCAAGGCTTTGTCGGAGTCGGACCTTTCG GATCGGCAGCCCCTTCCTTTTCCATTGGTGCGGGATCCAAGACCCCAGGGGCTCGACAGCGGCTGCAGGCCCGGAGGCAGCACACCCGCAAGAAATAG